In one window of Bradyrhizobium sp. AZCC 1721 DNA:
- a CDS encoding DUF2147 domain-containing protein, protein MLHCLRTVARTIVYSGIILATGLNAALAADPTGDWKVADGVANIRVAQCNGNMWGVVAWEKMPGGKDKNNPDASKQSRPTLGMPILIDMKKKSGVDAWEGEVYNAKDGQNYSATIKPVGTDQLEIQGCVLGFLCGGETWTRVGPPIPLSPTNSMAKGAPKGASGAAPKTAAPAAPPAPPKTTGAVNPAPAPKAAPGQKQAAAQSGDIGDICLLPDIARFAH, encoded by the coding sequence ATGTTGCACTGCCTAAGAACTGTCGCGCGCACAATAGTTTATTCGGGAATCATTTTAGCCACAGGTCTTAATGCGGCGCTGGCCGCCGATCCCACCGGTGACTGGAAAGTGGCCGACGGTGTTGCCAACATTCGCGTTGCCCAATGCAACGGCAACATGTGGGGCGTCGTTGCCTGGGAAAAGATGCCGGGCGGCAAGGACAAGAACAATCCGGATGCCTCTAAGCAGAGCCGGCCGACTTTGGGCATGCCAATCCTGATCGACATGAAGAAGAAGTCCGGCGTCGATGCGTGGGAGGGTGAGGTCTATAACGCCAAGGACGGACAAAACTACAGCGCGACCATCAAGCCGGTCGGGACCGACCAGCTCGAGATTCAAGGCTGCGTGCTCGGCTTCCTCTGCGGCGGCGAAACCTGGACCCGTGTCGGTCCGCCGATCCCCTTAAGCCCCACCAACAGCATGGCCAAGGGCGCACCGAAGGGTGCATCCGGCGCAGCGCCCAAGACCGCAGCGCCAGCCGCCCCGCCGGCGCCGCCGAAGACCACGGGTGCGGTAAATCCTGCGCCCGCGCCGAAGGCCGCGCCCGGTCAGAAACAGGCGGCCGCCCAGTCCGGCGATATCGGCGACATCTGCTTATTGCCCGACATCGCGCGGTTTGCCCATTAG
- a CDS encoding GFA family protein, with protein MVNVTGGCHCGAIRYEIAGEPIVHALCHCTDCRRHAGAPMVGWSMYAEDALKVTKGTPKVYESSEHGRRQFCANCGTGLFYTNANVLPGIVDIQSATYDDPDAVPAMVHIQVAERLRWMERAHELPTFDRYPPPP; from the coding sequence ATGGTCAACGTCACCGGCGGCTGTCATTGCGGCGCGATTCGCTACGAGATCGCGGGCGAACCCATCGTTCATGCATTGTGTCACTGCACCGATTGCCGTCGCCACGCCGGCGCGCCAATGGTCGGCTGGTCGATGTATGCGGAGGATGCGCTCAAGGTCACGAAGGGAACGCCCAAGGTCTACGAATCGTCGGAACATGGCCGGCGACAGTTTTGCGCGAACTGTGGCACCGGTCTCTTCTACACCAATGCCAATGTGCTGCCCGGGATCGTCGATATCCAGAGTGCGACCTACGATGATCCCGACGCCGTGCCGGCCATGGTGCATATCCAGGTCGCAGAGCGCCTTCGCTGGATGGAGCGCGCGCACGAACTGCCCACCTTCGACCGCTATCCGCCGCCGCCATAG
- a CDS encoding Bug family tripartite tricarboxylate transporter substrate binding protein, which translates to MEYPRRQFLQLVAGAAALPVTSSIASAQAYPSRPVRLVIGYTPGGSADLTSRLMGQWLSEKLGQSFVIENRPGGGTNIATEQVLRATPDGYTLLLVAPANAINATLYDKLPFDFMKEMEPIAGIIRFPNVVVVHPSLPIKSIPELIAYAKANPGKLNMASSGNGSTIHMSGELFKMLTGINMQHVPYRGGAPALTDMLSGQMHVMFDNLPTCAEHVKSGKLRGLAVTSTTRSDVLPDLPLVADYLPGYEASAWYGLAAPKGTPPEIVDRLNKAVNEILADPKAKARFAEIGAILLRGSPADFGKLVADETEKWAKVVKFAGAKVD; encoded by the coding sequence ATGGAATATCCGCGTCGCCAGTTCTTGCAGCTCGTCGCCGGTGCGGCTGCGCTCCCCGTTACGTCAAGCATCGCAAGCGCGCAGGCCTATCCATCGCGGCCGGTTCGCCTCGTGATCGGCTATACGCCCGGCGGCTCGGCGGACCTCACCTCGCGCCTGATGGGGCAATGGCTGTCGGAAAAGCTCGGGCAATCCTTCGTGATCGAGAACCGGCCGGGCGGCGGAACCAATATCGCGACCGAGCAGGTGCTGCGCGCTACCCCTGACGGCTACACGCTGCTGCTGGTGGCGCCGGCGAACGCGATCAACGCCACGCTCTACGACAAGCTGCCCTTCGATTTTATGAAGGAGATGGAGCCGATCGCCGGCATCATTCGCTTTCCCAACGTCGTGGTGGTGCACCCCTCGCTGCCGATCAAGTCGATTCCCGAGCTGATCGCCTATGCCAAGGCCAATCCGGGCAAGCTCAACATGGCATCGTCAGGCAACGGCTCCACGATCCACATGTCGGGCGAACTGTTCAAGATGCTGACTGGGATCAACATGCAGCATGTGCCGTACCGCGGCGGCGCGCCGGCGCTCACCGACATGCTTTCCGGTCAGATGCACGTCATGTTCGACAACCTTCCGACCTGCGCCGAGCACGTCAAATCCGGCAAGCTGCGCGGGCTTGCGGTCACCAGCACGACGCGCTCGGACGTGCTGCCGGATTTGCCGTTGGTCGCGGATTACCTGCCGGGCTACGAGGCAAGCGCCTGGTACGGCCTCGCCGCGCCAAAGGGCACACCGCCGGAAATCGTCGACAGGCTCAACAAGGCGGTCAACGAAATCCTCGCCGACCCCAAGGCAAAGGCCCGCTTTGCCGAGATCGGCGCCATCCTGCTGCGGGGCTCGCCCGCCGATTTTGGAAAGCTGGTGGCCGATGAAACCGAGAAATGGGCCAAGGTGGTGAAGTTCGCCGGCGCCAAGGTGGATTAG
- a CDS encoding aminoglycoside phosphotransferase: MTQPIPEAIQAERLTATFRRTGVLGKAHVSDVTVESSRETILSRIIRIRLTYSTPTDDAPRSLIFKTCHPDRVGDALHAGRQEVAFYNQIAPLMVTNIVPRCFEAYRDAETSAWHLLLEDLTETHAVPTQWPLPPSRQQCGAIVRAHARLHASWWDSPRLGVSVGTWLDPEAMDRQMQLVATDFQRFADRAGDLLSRERRRLYEQLLGSAPRLLQRYHSHRNFTITQGDAHVWNTFLPRDHQSDDARLFDWDSWRLDVASRDLAYMIAMHWYPDRRQAMERSLLDEYHETLVAHGVSGYDRHALQADYRLSVLWQITTPVWQAVNSIPAVIWWNSLERIMLAVDDLDCRTLLT; this comes from the coding sequence ATGACGCAACCGATTCCAGAAGCGATCCAGGCTGAGCGTCTCACCGCGACATTCCGCCGAACTGGTGTGCTTGGCAAGGCTCACGTCAGCGATGTCACGGTCGAAAGCTCGCGCGAAACCATCCTCTCTCGAATCATTCGGATACGCCTGACGTACAGTACACCGACCGACGACGCCCCCCGCTCCCTCATCTTCAAGACTTGTCACCCCGATCGCGTCGGAGACGCGCTGCATGCAGGCCGTCAGGAGGTCGCATTTTATAATCAGATTGCGCCACTGATGGTGACCAACATCGTGCCTCGCTGTTTCGAGGCGTATCGCGATGCTGAGACGAGCGCGTGGCACCTCCTCCTTGAGGACCTCACAGAAACCCACGCCGTCCCGACGCAGTGGCCGCTGCCGCCCTCAAGGCAGCAATGTGGAGCAATCGTTCGAGCGCACGCTCGCCTCCATGCTTCTTGGTGGGACAGCCCGCGACTCGGCGTCTCCGTAGGGACGTGGCTGGACCCCGAGGCCATGGATCGGCAGATGCAGCTTGTCGCGACCGACTTCCAACGTTTTGCTGATCGCGCGGGTGACCTACTGTCACGCGAGCGGCGCCGGCTCTATGAACAATTGCTCGGCTCTGCACCTCGTCTGCTTCAGCGGTATCACTCACATCGAAACTTTACGATCACCCAAGGCGACGCGCATGTTTGGAATACGTTTTTGCCGCGAGACCATCAGTCCGATGATGCTCGACTGTTCGACTGGGACAGCTGGCGCCTCGATGTCGCATCGCGAGACCTTGCCTACATGATCGCGATGCACTGGTATCCTGACCGTCGACAAGCGATGGAACGTTCACTCCTCGACGAATACCACGAGACGCTGGTTGCTCACGGGGTCTCGGGCTACGACCGACATGCGCTTCAAGCCGATTATCGATTGTCAGTGCTTTGGCAAATTACGACGCCGGTGTGGCAAGCTGTGAACAGTATCCCCGCCGTGATCTGGTGGAATAGTCTTGAACGCATCATGCTTGCCGTCGATGATCTCGATTGCAGGACGCTACTTACCTGA
- a CDS encoding uroporphyrinogen-III synthase, whose product MADRLNGYRILILETREEAQFSRLLTEQGADVLQCPMFTIHDAPDPAPVEAWIRRSIEKPFDDLVLMTGEGLRRLMKVVRRIGVEQEFIASLGKARKFARGPKPGKALREIGLEPQMTTEKPTSEGVAEMLSRLDLSGHRLGLQLYPDKDHSVLIGAIKAHGAEVDTVLPYVYDAQAADANIINAIDEMAASRIDAIALTNLGQIRRLIEVARTQGCEDRLREGLDRTPIASVGPAVSDELKSHGLRTDIYPAEDAFFMRPLISAMAMALGKSPPRAMARN is encoded by the coding sequence ATGGCTGACAGATTGAACGGTTACCGCATCCTGATCCTGGAAACGCGCGAGGAAGCGCAGTTCTCCCGCCTGCTCACCGAGCAGGGCGCCGACGTGCTGCAATGTCCGATGTTCACCATCCACGATGCGCCGGACCCGGCGCCGGTCGAAGCCTGGATCAGGCGGTCGATCGAAAAGCCCTTCGATGATTTGGTGCTGATGACGGGCGAAGGCCTGCGCCGGCTGATGAAGGTGGTCCGGCGCATCGGCGTCGAACAGGAGTTCATTGCGTCTCTCGGCAAGGCGCGCAAATTCGCCCGCGGCCCCAAGCCGGGCAAGGCGCTGCGCGAAATCGGGCTGGAACCGCAGATGACGACGGAGAAGCCGACCTCCGAAGGCGTCGCCGAGATGCTGTCGCGCCTCGACCTCAGCGGCCATCGCCTCGGCCTGCAGCTCTATCCGGACAAAGACCACAGCGTCCTGATCGGCGCTATCAAGGCGCACGGTGCCGAGGTCGATACGGTGTTGCCTTACGTCTACGACGCGCAGGCTGCGGACGCTAACATCATCAATGCAATCGACGAGATGGCGGCGAGCCGCATCGACGCGATCGCGCTCACCAATCTTGGTCAGATCCGTCGACTGATCGAGGTCGCGCGGACGCAGGGTTGCGAGGATCGGTTACGCGAAGGGCTTGACCGCACGCCAATCGCTTCGGTCGGACCGGCGGTCTCCGATGAACTGAAGTCCCACGGCCTGCGCACCGATATCTATCCGGCGGAGGACGCTTTTTTCATGCGGCCACTGATCTCGGCGATGGCAATGGCGCTTGGCAAGAGTCCGCCGCGGGCGATGGCGAGAAACTGA
- the purU gene encoding formyltetrahydrofolate deformylase encodes MPDHQFVLTLSCPDRPGIVSAVSTFLAHNGQNILDAQQFDDVETMKFFMRVVFTAADLAVELQALQTGFAAIAERFNMDWQMRDRANRRRVMLLVSKSDHCLVDILYRWRTGELEMIPTAIVSNHPRETYSSLDFGEIPFHYLPVTKETKREQEEAVWKLVQDTTTDLVVLARYMQILSDEMSAKLSGRCINIHHSFLPGFKGARPYHQAHERGVKLIGATAHYVTRDLDEGPIIDQDVERISHRDTPEDLSRKGRDIERRVLARAMRHHLEDRVILNGRKTVVFMD; translated from the coding sequence ATGCCCGATCACCAATTCGTCCTGACCCTGTCCTGCCCGGATCGCCCCGGCATCGTTTCCGCGGTGTCGACCTTTCTGGCCCATAACGGTCAGAACATTTTGGATGCCCAGCAGTTCGACGACGTCGAGACCATGAAATTCTTCATGCGGGTGGTGTTCACCGCCGCCGATCTCGCCGTCGAATTGCAGGCGCTGCAGACCGGCTTTGCCGCGATCGCCGAGCGCTTCAACATGGACTGGCAGATGCGCGACCGCGCCAATCGCCGCCGGGTGATGCTGCTGGTTTCCAAGTCGGATCATTGCCTGGTCGACATCCTCTATCGCTGGCGCACCGGCGAACTCGAGATGATACCGACCGCGATCGTTTCCAACCATCCGCGCGAGACCTACAGCTCGCTCGATTTCGGCGAGATCCCGTTCCACTATTTGCCGGTGACGAAGGAAACCAAGCGCGAGCAGGAAGAGGCGGTCTGGAAACTGGTTCAGGACACAACGACCGATCTCGTCGTGCTGGCGCGCTACATGCAGATCCTGTCCGACGAAATGTCGGCAAAACTGTCCGGCCGATGCATCAACATCCACCATTCGTTCCTGCCGGGCTTCAAGGGCGCGCGTCCCTATCACCAGGCCCATGAGCGCGGCGTCAAGCTGATCGGCGCCACCGCGCACTACGTCACCCGCGACCTCGACGAAGGCCCGATCATCGACCAGGACGTCGAGCGCATCAGCCATCGCGATACGCCGGAAGATCTCTCGCGCAAGGGTCGCGACATCGAACGCCGCGTACTGGCGCGTGCCATGCGCCATCATCTCGAGGACCGCGTCATCCTCAACGGCCGCAAGACGGTTGTGTTTATGGATTAG
- a CDS encoding ABC transporter substrate-binding protein produces MSIRSQILLAAGSVAAMLALAPAHAQDAVKIGLILPMTGGQASTGKQIDNAVKLYMQQNGDTVAGKKIEVILKDDGAVPDNTKRLAQELIVNDKVNFIAGFGVTPAALAAAPLATQAKVPEIVMAAGTSIITERSPYIVRTSFTLAQSCTIIGDWAAKNGIKKVATLTSDYAPGNDALNFFKQNFTAGGGEIVEEVKVPLQNPDFAPFLQRMKDSKPDAVFVFVPAGQGGNFMKQYAERGLDKAGIKVIGPGDVMDDDLLNGMGDAALGTVTAHLYSAAHPSAANKEFVAAYKKAFGQRPGFMAVGGYDGIRLIYEALKKTGGKTDGDALIAAMKGAKWESPRGPIMIDPETRDIVQNIYIRKVEKVDGELYNVEFATFEAVKDSGKTKK; encoded by the coding sequence ATGTCTATTCGCAGTCAAATATTGCTGGCCGCAGGCTCAGTCGCCGCGATGCTGGCGCTTGCGCCGGCCCACGCCCAGGACGCCGTCAAGATTGGCCTGATCCTGCCGATGACCGGCGGCCAGGCCTCGACCGGCAAGCAGATCGACAACGCGGTCAAGCTCTACATGCAGCAGAACGGCGATACCGTCGCCGGCAAGAAGATCGAAGTCATCCTGAAGGACGACGGTGCGGTTCCCGACAACACCAAGCGCCTAGCGCAGGAACTGATCGTCAACGACAAGGTCAATTTCATCGCAGGTTTTGGCGTGACGCCCGCTGCGCTCGCGGCGGCGCCGCTGGCGACGCAGGCCAAGGTTCCCGAAATCGTGATGGCGGCGGGCACCTCGATCATCACCGAGCGCTCGCCCTACATCGTCCGAACCTCGTTCACGCTGGCGCAGTCGTGCACCATCATCGGTGATTGGGCCGCCAAGAACGGCATCAAGAAGGTCGCGACGCTGACCTCCGACTACGCGCCCGGCAATGACGCGCTGAACTTCTTCAAGCAGAACTTCACCGCCGGCGGCGGGGAGATCGTCGAAGAGGTGAAGGTGCCGCTGCAAAACCCTGATTTTGCTCCGTTCTTGCAGCGCATGAAGGACTCCAAGCCTGACGCAGTGTTCGTGTTCGTGCCGGCAGGCCAAGGCGGCAACTTCATGAAGCAGTATGCCGAGCGCGGGCTCGACAAGGCGGGCATCAAGGTGATCGGCCCCGGCGACGTGATGGACGACGACCTGCTCAACGGCATGGGCGACGCGGCGCTCGGCACGGTGACGGCGCATCTCTATTCGGCCGCGCATCCCTCGGCCGCGAACAAGGAATTCGTCGCCGCCTACAAGAAGGCGTTCGGCCAGCGCCCGGGCTTCATGGCGGTCGGCGGCTATGACGGTATCCGATTGATCTACGAGGCGCTGAAGAAGACCGGCGGCAAGACCGACGGCGACGCGCTGATCGCGGCGATGAAGGGCGCAAAGTGGGAAAGCCCCCGCGGCCCGATCATGATCGATCCGGAAACCCGCGACATCGTGCAGAACATCTACATCCGCAAGGTCGAGAAGGTCGACGGCGAACTCTACAACGTCGAGTTCGCGACCTTCGAGGCGGTGAAGGATTCGGGCAAGACGAAGAAGTGA
- a CDS encoding branched-chain amino acid ABC transporter permease: MTTLFTILFDGVAYGMLLFVLACGLAVTLGLMNFVNLAHGAFAMTGGYICAVLVNNQGWPFFSALPLAFVTAALVGVALERTLYRHLYTRSHLDQVLFTIGLTFMSVAAVDYIMGSSRIFIKLPAALEGQFDFFGVGIGRYRLMIIVICGLLTVALQLILAKTRFGSRLRAAVDDPRAASGLGINVPQVFAFTFAFGCGLAGLGGALSAEILGLDPYFPLKFMIYFLIVVTVGGSSSITGPFLASLLLGIGDVAGKYYVPKMGPFVIYTIMIVILIWRPNGLFGRAAAR, encoded by the coding sequence ATGACCACGCTATTCACCATCCTGTTCGACGGTGTCGCCTACGGCATGCTGCTGTTCGTGCTCGCCTGCGGGCTGGCGGTGACACTCGGGTTGATGAATTTTGTCAATCTGGCTCATGGCGCCTTCGCCATGACCGGCGGCTATATCTGCGCGGTGCTGGTCAACAACCAGGGTTGGCCGTTCTTTTCCGCGCTGCCGCTGGCCTTTGTTACGGCTGCGCTGGTTGGCGTGGCGCTGGAGCGCACGCTCTATCGCCACCTCTACACCCGCAGCCATCTCGACCAGGTGCTGTTCACGATCGGCCTCACCTTCATGTCGGTGGCGGCAGTCGATTACATCATGGGATCGTCGCGGATTTTCATCAAACTGCCGGCGGCGCTGGAGGGACAGTTCGACTTCTTCGGCGTCGGCATCGGCCGCTACCGGCTGATGATCATCGTGATCTGCGGCCTGCTCACGGTGGCGCTGCAATTGATTTTGGCGAAAACCCGTTTCGGCAGCCGCCTGCGCGCAGCGGTGGACGATCCGCGCGCCGCTAGCGGCCTCGGCATCAACGTGCCGCAGGTGTTTGCGTTCACCTTCGCCTTTGGCTGCGGCCTTGCCGGCCTCGGCGGTGCGCTGAGCGCCGAGATCCTCGGGCTTGATCCGTATTTTCCGCTAAAATTCATGATCTACTTTTTGATCGTGGTCACCGTAGGCGGCTCCTCCAGTATCACCGGGCCGTTCCTGGCATCGCTGCTGCTCGGCATCGGCGACGTCGCCGGCAAATATTACGTGCCGAAGATGGGACCGTTCGTCATCTACACCATCATGATCGTTATCCTGATCTGGCGTCCGAACGGTCTGTTCGGCCGCGCCGCCGCGCGATGA
- a CDS encoding branched-chain amino acid ABC transporter permease, with protein sequence MTAASDVSSHAIARARWRPAEIAFWILALSCAFLFPSRYLIMTDILRLALFTLSLDLILGYAGIVSLGHAAFFGVGAYSAGLLALHGIINEPVIALVVAGLVAMVLGFLTSFLVIRGVDLTRLMVTLGIALLLEALAERFSNITGGTDGLQGIEMQPILGLFAFDMFGKTGFFYSLIVLFLLFLLARRIVNSPFGLSLRAIKNNPLRASAIGVPVNRRLIAIYTIAAFYAGIAGALFTQTTALASLDVFAFERSADLMLVLVIGGTGYLYGGLIGAVVFKMLQELFQTITPQYWLFWIGLVLVVMVLIGRERIHRWVLWGPNLVIRQVFGRKAVVAVPESDAP encoded by the coding sequence ATGACCGCAGCCTCCGACGTCTCATCCCATGCCATCGCCCGCGCCCGCTGGCGCCCGGCCGAGATCGCGTTCTGGATTCTCGCGCTGTCCTGCGCGTTCCTGTTTCCGTCCCGCTATCTGATCATGACCGATATCTTGCGGCTGGCGTTGTTCACGCTGTCGCTCGATCTGATCCTCGGCTACGCCGGCATTGTCTCGCTGGGGCACGCCGCGTTCTTTGGCGTCGGCGCCTATTCGGCCGGGCTGCTGGCGCTGCATGGCATCATCAACGAGCCGGTAATCGCGCTGGTCGTCGCCGGCCTCGTCGCCATGGTGCTCGGTTTCCTCACCAGTTTCCTCGTCATCCGCGGCGTCGACCTCACACGGCTGATGGTGACGCTCGGCATTGCGCTGCTGCTCGAAGCGCTGGCGGAACGGTTCTCCAATATCACCGGCGGCACCGACGGGCTGCAGGGCATCGAGATGCAGCCGATCCTCGGCCTGTTTGCGTTCGACATGTTCGGCAAGACCGGATTCTTCTATTCGCTGATCGTGCTGTTCCTGCTGTTTCTGCTGGCGCGGCGGATCGTGAATTCGCCGTTCGGCCTGTCGCTGCGCGCGATCAAGAATAATCCGCTGCGGGCGTCGGCCATCGGCGTGCCCGTCAACCGACGCCTGATCGCGATCTATACGATCGCCGCGTTCTACGCCGGCATTGCCGGGGCGCTGTTCACCCAGACCACGGCGCTGGCCTCGCTCGACGTGTTCGCGTTCGAGCGCTCGGCCGATCTGATGCTGGTGCTCGTGATCGGCGGCACCGGCTATCTCTATGGCGGGCTGATCGGCGCCGTCGTGTTCAAGATGCTGCAGGAGCTGTTTCAGACCATCACGCCGCAATACTGGCTGTTCTGGATCGGTCTCGTGCTGGTCGTGATGGTGTTGATCGGCCGCGAACGCATCCATCGCTGGGTGCTTTGGGGGCCGAACCTCGTCATCCGTCAGGTCTTCGGACGCAAGGCCGTCGTGGCCGTTCCCGAAAGTGATGCGCCATGA
- a CDS encoding ABC transporter ATP-binding protein → MTIALETRGLEKSFGGLRVTRELSLKVEQGARHALIGPNGAGKTTVINLLTGVLKPNAGRILLEGNDITDLPVHKRVLRGLSRTFQINQLYADLTPLETVGLAVSERLGRGVDWWRRMGTRDEVNQEVAETLGRFHLLDVMNERTATLPYGKQRLLEIAVAIATRPRVLLLDEPAAGVPESERHDILAAVAALPRDVTVLLIEHDMDLVFSFADRISVLVNGAMLVEGPPDEVARDPQVKAVYLGEAAHA, encoded by the coding sequence ATGACGATCGCGCTCGAAACCAGGGGGCTGGAAAAATCCTTCGGCGGCTTGCGGGTCACGCGCGAGCTGTCGCTGAAGGTGGAGCAGGGCGCTCGCCATGCCCTGATCGGGCCCAACGGCGCCGGCAAGACCACCGTCATCAATTTGCTGACCGGCGTGCTCAAGCCCAATGCGGGACGGATCCTGCTCGAGGGCAACGACATCACCGATTTGCCGGTGCACAAGCGAGTGCTGCGTGGGCTGTCGCGCACCTTCCAGATCAATCAGCTCTATGCCGACCTGACCCCGCTCGAAACGGTCGGGCTCGCCGTCTCGGAACGTCTCGGCCGCGGCGTAGACTGGTGGCGGCGGATGGGCACGCGCGACGAGGTCAATCAGGAGGTCGCGGAAACGCTGGGACGTTTTCATTTGCTTGACGTAATGAACGAGCGCACCGCGACGCTGCCTTACGGCAAACAGCGCCTGCTCGAGATCGCTGTCGCCATTGCAACCCGGCCCCGCGTGCTGCTGCTCGACGAGCCCGCTGCCGGTGTGCCCGAGAGCGAGCGTCACGATATTCTGGCGGCGGTCGCTGCCCTGCCGCGCGACGTCACGGTGCTGCTGATCGAGCACGACATGGATCTGGTGTTCTCCTTCGCCGACCGTATCTCGGTGCTGGTCAACGGCGCCATGCTGGTGGAAGGCCCGCCGGACGAAGTGGCGCGCGATCCGCAAGTGAAGGCGGTCTATCTCGGCGAGGCGGCCCATGCCTGA
- a CDS encoding ABC transporter ATP-binding protein has translation MPELLAIDALRAGYGEAVVLPSMSLSLGEGQVLALLGRNGTGKTTLINSIVGITRRFGGTIALGGLDITAMRPDQRARAGIGWVPQERNIFRSLTVEENMTAVAQPGLWTVEKVYEMFPRLKERRNNFGNQLSGGEQQMLAIGRALTLNPKVLLLDEPTEGLAPIIVEELLRALGTITRAGGICSVIVEQNAQKILGLADRVVILERGAIVHDAASHALKADPAVLERYLGVAGAAAH, from the coding sequence ATGCCTGAGCTTCTCGCCATCGATGCCTTGCGCGCCGGCTACGGCGAAGCCGTGGTGTTGCCTTCGATGTCGCTGTCGCTGGGCGAGGGTCAGGTGCTGGCGCTGCTGGGGCGCAACGGCACCGGCAAGACCACGCTGATCAATTCGATCGTCGGCATCACCCGCCGTTTCGGCGGCACGATTGCGCTCGGCGGGCTCGACATCACCGCGATGCGCCCGGACCAGCGGGCGCGGGCCGGGATCGGCTGGGTACCGCAGGAACGCAACATCTTTCGCTCGCTGACGGTCGAGGAGAACATGACCGCGGTGGCCCAGCCCGGACTATGGACCGTGGAGAAAGTCTACGAGATGTTTCCGCGGCTGAAGGAGCGCCGCAACAATTTTGGCAACCAGCTTTCCGGCGGCGAGCAGCAGATGCTGGCGATCGGCCGCGCACTGACCCTCAATCCCAAGGTGTTGCTGCTGGACGAGCCGACCGAGGGACTGGCGCCGATCATCGTTGAAGAACTGTTAAGGGCGCTCGGCACCATCACCCGGGCAGGCGGCATCTGCTCGGTTATCGTCGAGCAGAATGCGCAAAAGATTTTGGGGCTGGCCGATCGGGTTGTGATATTGGAACGCGGCGCAATCGTGCATGATGCGGCAAGCCACGCGTTGAAGGCCGATCCCGCCGTGCTCGAACGCTATCTCGGCGTCGCCGGCGCGGCCGCCCACTAG
- a CDS encoding cobalamin-independent methionine synthase II family protein: MQRTKPPFRADEVGSLLRPPRIKEARAKLEKGEITAEDLRKAEDLEIEKVVHKQASIGLKLATDGEFRRSWWHFDFLSHLTGCELFHPETGIQFAGVETRHDAVRVIGKLDFPDNHPMLDHFRFLKKHADTAHVTPKMTIPSPAVLHFRGGRKSISKEVYPDLEEFFLDLGKTYRKAVKAFYDAGCRYLQFDDTVWAYLCSQDELQKARDRGDNPDGLQEIYARVINYALAERPADMVITTHVCRGNFRSTWISSGGYEPVAETMLAGTNYDGYFLEYDSDRAGGFEPLRYLPKGNKVVVVGVITSKFGELEKKDDVKRRLDEAAKFAPLDQLAVSPQCGFASTEEGNILSEEEQWAKLSLAVEVANEVWGKS, from the coding sequence ATGCAGAGAACAAAGCCCCCGTTCCGCGCCGACGAGGTCGGCAGTCTGTTGCGTCCGCCGCGCATCAAGGAAGCGCGCGCCAAGCTGGAGAAGGGTGAGATCACAGCGGAGGACCTGCGCAAGGCCGAGGACCTCGAGATCGAAAAGGTCGTGCACAAGCAGGCCTCGATCGGGCTGAAGCTCGCGACCGATGGCGAGTTCCGCCGCTCCTGGTGGCATTTCGACTTTCTTAGCCATCTCACCGGCTGTGAGCTGTTCCACCCCGAAACGGGCATCCAGTTCGCCGGCGTGGAAACGAGGCACGACGCCGTCCGCGTGATCGGCAAGCTCGACTTCCCGGACAATCATCCGATGCTGGATCACTTCCGCTTCCTGAAGAAGCATGCTGATACAGCTCACGTCACGCCGAAGATGACGATCCCGTCGCCCGCTGTGCTGCATTTCCGCGGCGGCCGCAAGTCGATCTCGAAGGAGGTCTATCCCGATCTCGAGGAGTTCTTCCTCGACCTCGGCAAGACCTATCGCAAGGCGGTGAAGGCGTTTTATGACGCCGGCTGCCGTTACCTGCAATTCGACGACACCGTATGGGCCTATCTCTGCTCGCAGGACGAACTGCAGAAGGCGCGCGATCGCGGCGACAACCCCGACGGCCTGCAGGAAATCTATGCGCGCGTCATCAACTATGCGCTTGCGGAGCGCCCGGCCGACATGGTGATCACGACGCACGTCTGTCGCGGCAATTTCCGCTCCACCTGGATTTCGTCCGGCGGCTACGAGCCGGTGGCCGAGACCATGCTGGCTGGCACCAACTACGACGGCTATTTCCTCGAATATGATTCCGACCGCGCCGGCGGCTTCGAGCCGCTGCGCTACCTGCCGAAGGGCAACAAGGTGGTCGTGGTCGGCGTCATCACCTCGAAGTTCGGCGAGCTCGAGAAGAAGGACGACGTCAAGCGCCGCCTCGATGAGGCCGCCAAGTTCGCCCCGCTCGACCAGCTCGCAGTATCGCCGCAATGCGGCTTTGCCTCGACCGAGGAAGGCAACATCCTCTCCGAGGAAGAGCAGTGGGCCAAGCTCAGCCTCGCGGTGGAAGTGGCGAACGAGGTATGGGGGAAGTCGTAG